The DNA region GTACTTTGTAGTAACTTTGTGGGCGTTTTTATCTTTCGCTTATATCCCCCAAATTTAGCAAAGCGCATTCGGGGGCTTTACGCATCACCCATCGTAAAGCTATTTGCTTCGATAAAGGATAAAAATGATAGAGGCTGACTCATATTAGCAGCAAAGCCCAGAATTCCTGGATCTCGATGAGAGTAAAGTAACTGGCCTTTGCTATCAAACAAAAAAGTTCCACCACGCTGAGTTAAGTAGGCAGAATTTGGTACATAAGTGTACCAATTGCTCAGAACTTCCACCATATTACGTAGCCGTAGAGTTGCTAATTCAAAGGGACGTTGAAAACCATTTGGGCCAGCTAATCGGAAAAACGAGCCTTTAAAAGCAGGTAGAGGAGTACCTTGAATAATTTCATCATCTTCAATGAGTTGAGGCGCTTGACGATCTCCCCTGTATCCCCGAAAAACTTCTCTTAGCGTTCCTGGACTTCCAAACCCTGCACACATTAACATTAGATTTAGCCAAGCTTGATGAGACACAGAAAGTCCAGGTAGAGTCAGATTCAGACCTGAATAAAGTTTAAGTTGGTGATGTAGTTCTGCATTGGGTTCAACAAATAAATTTTCGGGTGGAAATCCTGTATATTGACAGAATCTTGTTCCAGAGGTGCGTGAGCCAATTCCCACTGCACGAATAGCGAGTTTTTCAGGAGGCAATTTTTTAGCTTTGCGCTGTAACCACCATGCATATTCAAGGCTATCAAAATCCCCAAGTTGTGGCCAGACTAAAATCAGGATATGTGAGGCAGTCTCGCAATTTTCTAGTAAGGGTCGGGTAATGCCATCACTAACACACTGAAGTTCAGTCTGATTAAGGATCTTGTAGGGATTCATTAAAAATGATTAGCTGCTATTGAGCTATCCAATTTTAATTTATAAGAAGTAAGTTGATCAATATAAATTTGTGTATGAGAGCCAAATGTTAAAAGAACTTCACCTCCAACAAGTTGGTCCAGCTGCCCATTTTGATGTCGCATTTGCCGATAGGCTCAATATATTTACAGGTGATAATGGTTTAGGTAAAAGTTTTTTACTTGATATTGCATGGTGGGTGATGAC from Nostoc sp. GT001 includes:
- a CDS encoding peroxiredoxin-like family protein translates to MNPYKILNQTELQCVSDGITRPLLENCETASHILILVWPQLGDFDSLEYAWWLQRKAKKLPPEKLAIRAVGIGSRTSGTRFCQYTGFPPENLFVEPNAELHHQLKLYSGLNLTLPGLSVSHQAWLNLMLMCAGFGSPGTLREVFRGYRGDRQAPQLIEDDEIIQGTPLPAFKGSFFRLAGPNGFQRPFELATLRLRNMVEVLSNWYTYVPNSAYLTQRGGTFLFDSKGQLLYSHRDPGILGFAANMSQPLSFLSFIEANSFTMGDA